Within Deltaproteobacteria bacterium, the genomic segment CTTCAACACCGTTGGCGACAGTCTTGTACTGTCCACTAAAGCGGGGTAACTCCATGAGCCGTCAGAGAGATTCCAGCCCACATCCTGGAGCAGGGCGTCGATCTTGACGCGCGCAAAGGCTTCGGTCGTGCCGCTCATGCCACCGTCCAGGGATCCACGAGTTCGACGTCCGTGCTTTCAAAATCCCGCACGTTGCGCGTCACGAGGACAGCGCCACGGGAGCGCGATATGGCGGCAATCTGACAGTCGGCCTCGCCGATCGGCCGGCCAGCTCGGCGACGGCCGGATGCGATCTCCGCATAGGCTCGGGCCGCGGCGCTGTCGAACGGCAGAATCCGTTGCGTGAACCCGAGATCGAGCCACTCGCGCATGGCGGCTTCCAGTGCGTTTCGTCGCCTGCCGGCCGACATGATCGCGACGCCGTACAGCAGTTCCGCTTCGCTCACGGCCGTCAGATACATCTCCTCCGCGTCCTGCCCGGCTATCCACGCCGCCACGGCGGGATTCGGCACAGGGCGCATGAGTTCGGATGCGACATTGGTGTCTATGACAAACATCGCGAGCGTCTCAGGAGAAGTCCGGAGGCTCGCGCATCGGACCGCGTGGAGGAAGTTCGAGTTCGACGCCGCCAAGGGGCGCGAAGCACTCCTGTGTAAACTTCGCCAGATCCCGTGGGACGGTCCGTCCGCCGTTCACCGCGTCACGCAGGATGACGCGCACCTCTTCCTCCATGGAGCGGTGGTGCTCGGCCGCGCGCACGCGCAGGCGCGTCTTCACCTCGTCGTCCAGGTTGCGGATCGTGATACTCGCCATGGTCGTCCTCCCATGGTTGTCAACTTACGCGGGGATTGCGATGCAATCAAGATGCTGTGGACATCTCTAGCAGCAGATACAGCGTGTCCGGATGTTCTGTGTAGCGGTGGTGCTCGCGGTCAATCAAGGATCGGAGGGTCGGGTGGCCTGTCTCCGAGTTCACTCACTGTACGGCGTAAATTCGCCAGATAGCGCTTCATATCTTCCAGGAACCGAACTGCCTTACGAATGCGTTCCTTGTCGCCGGGCGTAAACGGCTCCGACTTATGGATCGCGTTGTTTCGTAGCTTGCGAATCTTCTCAAGGTCGTTCAGAGTTCCGACCGGAAACAGTCCGAGAGCCCAGGCGAGCCGCGTTCTTTGTTCGGCACCCCGAGGAACGGCCTGCTTCAGTGTCTTGGTCTCAGTTCCGGGGTACTGATCTGTCAGATGTTGGAAGGTTCGTAGGATATTCTGCTCTAGTTCCTCGTCGAAGGACGCGCTGGCCAGCGCAATAGCGGCTCGCGGAGGGCTTGCTTCCAGTTCGTCGGAGTATTTTTCCATTGCTTCCCAGTTCCGCACAATGGCGCGGTGCAATCCGTCGTCCGAATCCATCGGATCTCCTTTCGTCGCGGTAATGAATCGCCCGCTCTTCCATATGACCTCCCC encodes:
- a CDS encoding plasmid stabilization protein, with amino-acid sequence MASITIRNLDDEVKTRLRVRAAEHHRSMEEEVRVILRDAVNGGRTVPRDLAKFTQECFAPLGGVELELPPRGPMREPPDFS
- a CDS encoding type II toxin-antitoxin system VapC family toxin; this translates as MFVIDTNVASELMRPVPNPAVAAWIAGQDAEEMYLTAVSEAELLYGVAIMSAGRRRNALEAAMREWLDLGFTQRILPFDSAAARAYAEIASGRRRAGRPIGEADCQIAAISRSRGAVLVTRNVRDFESTDVELVDPWTVA